One window from the genome of bacterium encodes:
- a CDS encoding DNA polymerase III subunit alpha: MDAPGFVHLHTHTEYSILDGASRIKDIIKTAAKYEMPSVAITDHGVMYGNLMFYSEAKSAGIKPILGCEVYVAPRHRTQRDPRLDKEQYHLVLLAKNEKGYKNLIKLVSTAFSEGFYYKPRVDKELLADCGDELIALTACLGGEIPNLIMKNDFEGVDRALGEYIDIFGKDDFYLELQDHGLREQKPVNEALIDISKRMGLRLVATNDIHYTNREDSQAHDVLLCIQTGSTLDDPNRLRFGSDQFYMKSQEEMAKLFPDMPHVLENTLEIAERCNIDFDFGRSKLPDPGVPEDVTPDEYMREQAWDGLKQRLGTEPPGAYKEQFEYECKIINDCGFPLYMLIVRDFTDFARNQGMYVGARGSAASSLVGYGLGITDVDPIEYGLAFERFLNPERVEMPDVDLDIQDDRREELIQYVCGKYGRDRVGQIATFGSMKARAAVRDCGRVLGMDLPEVDRVCKMIPSLPIGMTIDQAMEVNVDLKNAYDSTYSVRRLIDTAKGLEGINRNVGVHAAGVLISYDPLIDHVPVQQGGKGEFVAQMAKKDIAKVGLLKMDFLGLANLTILANSIKNVKKSQGIDIDIMDIPLDDAKTYEMLGKGDTNGVFQLEGAGMRRNVIELKPNSIRELAAIVALYRPGPMAFIPKFVRSKFGHEPITYLHPSLEPILKETYGVICYQEQVLRIAQSIGGFTLGQADVLRKAMSSKNKEIMDKQKEKFLQGAKANGVSEKIATKIYEQVEPFAGYAFNKAHAVCYAFVAYRTAYMKANYPAEYYAALISANMDDKEKLSIYIDDCKRFNIPVFPPDVNASSADFEVEGDGIRFGLGAVKGCSKAVIEGMVAARNAGGKFRDLFDFCERVQAESAINKSSVECLIKVGAFSSILPNRAQLMEMMPDAMSAAASRLKDQKNGQTGLFGSDMDEIVNGFDAGKYAHIGEYPQDQIYTMEKDLVGLYLSGHPLDNMRGQLEKNCSANASNYKELDNDQECTIGGIITDVRTKITRRNDKMAFAKLEDLYGTINVTFFPRDLKNCESQLVKDRVVIIKGRASHRERLAADEEDNTVEVEIRGESVTPLANGNGKTNGNGHRSVHIKINGTPKIRLDILKHILEANPGECSVYFWMFHCGTRQKIATSYKVTATTHFVEEVERVLGKSTVKVG; encoded by the coding sequence ATGGACGCGCCAGGTTTTGTTCATCTTCATACCCACACAGAATACAGCATTCTCGATGGTGCAAGCCGGATCAAGGACATCATCAAGACTGCGGCAAAGTATGAGATGCCTTCTGTTGCCATCACAGACCATGGTGTTATGTATGGCAACCTTATGTTCTACAGTGAGGCGAAATCGGCCGGCATAAAGCCGATCTTGGGATGCGAGGTATATGTGGCGCCGCGCCATCGCACTCAGAGAGACCCAAGGCTGGATAAGGAACAGTATCACCTTGTTCTTCTGGCTAAGAACGAAAAGGGCTATAAAAACCTCATCAAACTCGTCAGCACTGCATTTTCCGAAGGATTTTACTACAAGCCCAGGGTGGATAAGGAACTGCTCGCCGACTGCGGCGACGAACTGATCGCGCTCACTGCCTGCCTTGGCGGCGAGATCCCAAACTTGATTATGAAAAATGACTTTGAGGGGGTCGACAGGGCGCTTGGCGAGTATATAGACATTTTTGGCAAAGATGACTTCTACCTCGAGCTCCAGGACCATGGTCTGCGCGAACAAAAGCCCGTCAATGAGGCTTTGATTGATATTTCAAAGCGCATGGGTTTAAGGCTGGTCGCGACAAACGATATTCACTACACAAATAGGGAAGATTCCCAAGCTCACGATGTGCTGCTTTGCATTCAGACTGGATCCACACTTGATGATCCCAACAGACTCCGATTTGGTTCGGATCAGTTTTATATGAAGAGCCAGGAAGAAATGGCCAAGCTCTTCCCGGATATGCCGCATGTGCTGGAGAATACTCTTGAGATAGCCGAGCGATGCAATATCGACTTCGACTTTGGACGGTCCAAGTTGCCGGATCCTGGTGTTCCTGAGGATGTTACCCCCGACGAGTATATGCGCGAGCAGGCTTGGGATGGCTTGAAGCAGCGCCTGGGTACAGAGCCGCCGGGCGCATATAAAGAGCAGTTTGAGTATGAGTGCAAGATCATCAACGACTGTGGATTTCCGCTGTATATGCTCATTGTGCGCGACTTCACAGACTTTGCAAGAAATCAGGGCATGTATGTCGGGGCAAGAGGGTCTGCAGCATCGAGTCTTGTGGGATATGGGCTTGGAATTACTGATGTCGACCCGATAGAATACGGTCTGGCGTTCGAGCGTTTTTTGAACCCTGAACGTGTGGAGATGCCCGATGTCGACCTCGATATTCAAGACGACCGCCGCGAAGAACTGATACAATACGTCTGCGGCAAATACGGCCGCGACCGTGTGGGTCAGATTGCTACATTCGGATCTATGAAGGCGCGCGCAGCCGTGCGCGACTGCGGGCGTGTGCTGGGAATGGATCTGCCTGAGGTTGACCGCGTGTGCAAGATGATCCCGTCGCTGCCGATCGGTATGACGATAGACCAGGCGATGGAGGTCAATGTCGACCTGAAAAACGCATATGACTCCACCTATTCCGTCAGGCGGTTGATAGATACTGCAAAGGGACTGGAAGGGATCAACCGAAACGTCGGAGTGCATGCAGCGGGTGTGCTGATCTCGTACGATCCGTTGATAGATCACGTGCCGGTCCAGCAGGGCGGCAAAGGTGAGTTTGTTGCTCAGATGGCCAAGAAGGACATCGCAAAGGTCGGACTGCTCAAGATGGACTTCCTGGGTCTTGCGAACCTCACAATACTCGCCAATTCGATCAAGAACGTAAAAAAGAGCCAGGGAATCGATATCGATATAATGGATATCCCTCTGGACGATGCCAAGACGTACGAAATGCTCGGCAAGGGAGACACGAACGGCGTGTTTCAGCTCGAGGGCGCGGGAATGCGCCGAAATGTGATCGAGCTTAAACCCAACTCCATCAGGGAACTTGCAGCTATCGTTGCTCTGTATCGACCCGGTCCGATGGCATTCATCCCCAAGTTCGTGCGTTCCAAATTCGGTCATGAACCGATCACTTATTTGCATCCATCGCTTGAACCAATCCTAAAAGAGACTTACGGCGTAATCTGCTATCAGGAGCAAGTGCTGCGTATTGCGCAGTCCATTGGTGGATTCACCCTTGGCCAGGCGGACGTTCTGCGAAAGGCCATGTCCTCCAAGAACAAAGAGATCATGGACAAGCAGAAGGAAAAATTCCTGCAGGGCGCAAAGGCAAACGGTGTCTCTGAGAAGATCGCGACCAAGATATATGAACAGGTGGAGCCTTTTGCGGGCTATGCATTCAACAAGGCGCATGCGGTCTGTTATGCGTTTGTTGCATATCGCACTGCTTACATGAAGGCAAACTATCCTGCGGAATACTATGCTGCGCTTATCTCGGCAAATATGGACGATAAAGAAAAGCTCTCTATCTATATAGATGATTGCAAAAGGTTCAACATTCCTGTATTTCCGCCTGATGTTAATGCAAGTAGTGCCGACTTTGAAGTGGAAGGCGATGGGATCAGGTTTGGGCTTGGAGCCGTCAAGGGCTGCAGCAAAGCCGTAATCGAAGGCATGGTGGCGGCAAGGAACGCCGGCGGCAAGTTTAGGGACCTTTTTGATTTTTGTGAGAGAGTGCAGGCAGAGTCAGCAATAAACAAGAGCAGTGTGGAGTGCCTGATAAAGGTGGGGGCGTTTTCATCCATCCTGCCCAATCGTGCTCAACTTATGGAAATGATGCCGGATGCCATGAGCGCTGCAGCATCCAGGCTTAAAGACCAAAAAAACGGTCAGACCGGCTTGTTCGGCTCGGACATGGATGAAATTGTTAATGGGTTTGACGCAGGCAAATATGCTCATATAGGTGAATATCCTCAAGACCAAATATACACGATGGAAAAGGACCTGGTTGGACTGTATTTGTCGGGACATCCGCTCGATAATATGCGTGGCCAACTCGAAAAGAACTGTTCGGCGAACGCATCGAACTATAAAGAGCTGGACAACGATCAGGAATGCACAATCGGCGGTATCATTACTGATGTGCGAACCAAGATCACACGCAGAAATGATAAGATGGCATTCGCAAAACTTGAAGACTTATATGGAACAATCAACGTCACGTTTTTCCCGCGCGACCTCAAAAATTGTGAAAGCCAACTGGTTAAAGACAGGGTTGTAATCATCAAAGGCAGAGCGAGTCACAGAGAGAGACTTGCCGCTGATGAGGAGGACAACACTGTTGAGGTCGAGATAAGGGGAGAGTCGGTCACTCCGCTGGCTAACGGCAACGGCAAAACGAATGGCAATGGCCATCGCAGTGTGCATATCAAGATCAACGGCACTCCTAAGATTCGCCTCGACATACTAAAGCACATTCTCGAAGCCAATCCCGGCGAATGCAGCGTGTACTTTTGGATGTTTCACTGCGGCACTCGTCAGAAGATCGCCACATCATATAAAGTGACTGCAACAACCCATTTTGTGGAAGAAGTGGAGAGAGTGTTGGGCAAATCGACCGTTAAGGTTGGATAG
- a CDS encoding glucuronate isomerase yields the protein METTITKIRDMVAQAIRETAVTDIHTHLYSPSFGEILLWGIDELLTYHYLVAETMRWVDVTYEKFWAMSKTEQADLVWKTLFIDHSPVSESCRGVLTTLNMLGLDTSSRDLASYRRFFAEKKVEDYVDMVFKIANLDSAIMTNDPFDDLERPSWTESRPVDPRFKAALRIDGLLNDWSTAAPALNNWGYEVETSFGGNTYSEARRFLVDWITKIDATYMAVSLPPTFAFPEESSRGRLIQDCVLPVAAETGKPFALMLGVKKLTNPALRLAGDSVGKSNIDVIENLCSNHPNVKFLVTMLARENQHELCVAARKFRNLHIFGCWWFLNNPSLINEMTRMRLELLGLSITPQHSDARVLDQLIYKWAHSRHIIEDVLVDKYMDLAATGWQVTEQEISRDVADLFGGSFRQFIK from the coding sequence ATGGAGACAACTATTACCAAGATTCGAGATATGGTCGCGCAGGCTATCAGAGAGACTGCGGTGACTGATATACATACCCATCTTTACTCACCAAGCTTTGGAGAAATCCTACTCTGGGGAATTGACGAACTGCTCACCTATCACTACCTGGTCGCCGAGACCATGCGCTGGGTGGACGTAACATACGAGAAGTTCTGGGCTATGTCCAAAACCGAACAGGCCGACCTTGTATGGAAAACGCTGTTTATAGATCACTCGCCGGTCAGCGAGTCCTGCAGAGGTGTTCTCACCACCCTAAATATGCTTGGGCTGGACACTTCATCGCGTGACCTGGCATCATATCGCCGGTTCTTTGCCGAAAAGAAAGTCGAAGACTATGTGGACATGGTCTTCAAAATCGCTAACCTGGACAGCGCGATCATGACCAACGATCCGTTCGATGACCTGGAAAGACCATCTTGGACCGAAAGCAGGCCGGTCGATCCCAGGTTCAAAGCAGCACTTCGTATAGACGGATTACTCAACGACTGGAGCACCGCCGCACCTGCACTCAACAACTGGGGATACGAGGTCGAAACAAGCTTCGGAGGCAATACATATTCTGAAGCCAGGCGTTTCCTTGTCGACTGGATCACAAAAATTGACGCTACGTATATGGCTGTATCGCTCCCTCCTACATTCGCATTCCCAGAGGAATCATCGAGAGGGCGGCTGATACAAGACTGTGTGCTGCCAGTTGCCGCAGAGACAGGCAAACCGTTTGCACTAATGCTCGGGGTAAAAAAACTCACTAATCCTGCACTGCGCTTGGCAGGCGACTCAGTCGGCAAAAGCAACATCGACGTGATCGAAAATCTGTGCAGCAATCATCCCAACGTCAAATTCCTGGTGACCATGCTCGCCAGAGAAAACCAGCATGAGCTATGCGTGGCCGCACGCAAGTTCCGCAACCTTCATATATTCGGATGCTGGTGGTTCCTTAACAACCCCAGCCTCATTAACGAGATGACCAGGATGCGCCTTGAACTCCTCGGGCTGAGCATAACCCCTCAGCATTCAGATGCGCGTGTGCTGGATCAGCTTATATACAAGTGGGCGCACTCTCGTCATATAATAGAAGATGTTTTGGTCGACAAATACATGGACCTCGCCGCAACCGGCTGGCAGGTGACCGAACAGGAAATCAGCCGCGACGTCGCCGACCTCTTCGGCGGCAGTTTCCGGCAGTTTATCAAATAG
- a CDS encoding sugar phosphate isomerase/epimerase codes for MEKVDMCCNDAIGSIYKYADVGLIHFMAYPQTIKGDGPILETLQKICEDDYFTLVEITWMKDPEVRKAAKAMLTQAGMKYAFGGQPTLMTQKLNLNDPDEAGRKKAVEQIKADIDEAYEMGCMATAFLSGKDPGPEGKAKGLELLYESVTEICEYAKGKGNMPIALETFDQVEYGKNTILGPTKDSVAFAEKVRAKYSNFGLMLDLSHMPLLGETTKEMLEPAKDVLVHIHIGNCVMKDPSHPAYGDEHPRFGICGGENGVDELADFIQGLFKIGYFNDKGPKPMSFEVKPIAAFGEPSEIVIANAKRALNKAWAMI; via the coding sequence ATGGAGAAAGTAGACATGTGCTGCAACGACGCGATAGGATCAATCTACAAGTATGCGGACGTCGGTCTGATTCACTTCATGGCTTATCCGCAGACGATCAAGGGCGATGGACCAATCCTTGAAACCCTGCAAAAAATCTGTGAGGACGACTATTTCACACTCGTCGAAATCACATGGATGAAAGACCCCGAGGTTCGCAAGGCTGCAAAAGCTATGCTCACACAGGCTGGTATGAAGTATGCATTCGGCGGCCAGCCGACACTCATGACCCAGAAGCTCAATCTCAATGACCCCGACGAAGCCGGACGGAAAAAGGCTGTCGAACAGATCAAAGCCGATATAGACGAGGCATATGAGATGGGCTGCATGGCCACGGCATTTTTGAGCGGTAAGGATCCCGGCCCTGAAGGCAAAGCCAAAGGCCTTGAACTGCTCTATGAATCAGTAACCGAAATTTGTGAATACGCCAAGGGCAAAGGCAATATGCCCATAGCGCTCGAAACGTTCGACCAGGTAGAATACGGTAAGAACACCATACTTGGTCCGACGAAGGATTCGGTGGCATTCGCAGAAAAGGTGAGGGCGAAATACTCTAACTTCGGCCTCATGCTCGACCTGAGCCACATGCCGCTGCTCGGCGAGACAACTAAGGAAATGCTTGAGCCCGCTAAGGACGTGCTGGTCCATATTCATATCGGCAACTGCGTGATGAAGGACCCCTCTCACCCTGCATACGGCGATGAGCACCCAAGGTTCGGAATCTGCGGCGGAGAAAACGGCGTGGATGAGCTTGCCGATTTCATTCAGGGACTATTCAAAATCGGATACTTCAACGACAAGGGCCCCAAGCCTATGAGCTTTGAGGTCAAACCTATTGCAGCATTCGGAGAACCGTCTGAGATAGTGATTGCCAACGCTAAGCGTGCACTCAACAAAGCCTGGGCGATGATATAA